The Butyrivibrio proteoclasticus B316 genome segment GTCAAGCTCTATGGACGCGTAAGTTTCATTTACATATGTTATGTGCTTCCCATTTTCATCAACAGCATCATATAGGGTTCCAGCGTTGTTATACACAGGGCTTAAAAGATAAAACCCGTTGTTTGTAGGAGTATTACCGGTACTATAAGCCTTACGTCTAAACCAGGCCCTTAACTTCTTCTCCGTCTCATTCATTAGAACTTCACATGTTCCTTTCCTATGATCTTTACTACATCTGCAGAAAACACTGCGATCTCATCCCTGTACATTACGCTGTCATAACCTTCTTTGATGAACTTATTATAGTCACTTGCTTTAAGCCAGTAGCAATAATTGCCGTTTTCAGCCTTGCGTCTGGCTGCCTTTGCAGGGCTTAAAATAAAATCAACAGGTTCGCCATTGTATGGAAGGATATATGGGTTTGAAACATTGAGCTCCACCTCATATACATCGCCCTCACCTCGCTCTTTTGTAGCGTAATATTCTGCATTCTTCTTGTCTATGGAGAAATAGATGAGTCCGGAGCCAAGGGCTCCGGATTTGCTCTTTCTAAATTTCTTTATGTCTCCATAGTAGTCTGTTCCATGGTATGCTGTGTACATATTAGCCCTCCGCTGCCTTTGACGCCCATCTGATAAGTTCGGTAAACTCATCTTCCATAACATCTTCTCCGGCACTTCTTAAGATCTCTTTTATGCGCTCATCTACCTCAGCATCTGAAAATGTTTTATCATTAAGATAAGACACCCTGAGGTTATAAAGATCAGTATATGACAAAGAGAGTTCATGCTTTACAACGACAGCTCCTATGCGAGATGCCCATCTAATCTTGATAACATCGCCAAGGCATAACTTTTTGACATTACTCTCATTTTCCAGAGACCTTATCATTTCTTCCTGGCCATCTGCATAATAACTTTCATTATCTGTTATCACAGTGTCATATGTCTTTACAATAAGTCCGCCATCCAGCCCGTCTACACAAGGGGTAAAATCAAAGATGATTTCTTTTGCCTCTTTTTTGTTTAACAAGACATGCCATCTTGCAAGGAAGTCTTCAAGACATACTGTTCCGATCTCTTGGAACATGATTCCATAAAGAGTGACCGAATCTTCCTTAAGTTCATGGACGGTATCAATGATCTCTAAAAGAGATTTGTTTTCCTGCGCTATAAGCTCATCTACTGCTTTTCTGGCATACATGTAAGTCTCTGTAAAATAGTCGTAGACAAAGCCTTTTACGTTTTCAGGATCATCTTCATAAACGTCATTCTCAAGTTCTTCTGGTTCACAGATACATTTTACCACTTCGCAGAGCTCATCGGTAATATAAGACATTCTTGGATGCTCCTCGATATATGCAAGAGCTGCTTTATAATGATCATCCTCTGTATGCTCTGAAGGCTTGAATCCTGATTCTATAAGCCGCAGATCCACTTTCTTGTTAAAGCGAAATGCCAGGCTTACAGGCATATCCTTAATGTCCATGATCAGTTTATCCAGACCAGCGCCTTCTTTATCTATAAGCTTATATCTGTATGGAATGCCATCGATTACCGCCTCTTCTCTTACAAGTTCGTATCCAAAGAACAATGCAAATTCGCTTGCTTTCATGTTATTTTCCTCTCCTATCTGACATAAATATTTTTAACATTAAAAGCATGGATAATTTTGCGCAAAATAAATACAGCCTGAAATTCCAGGCTGTATCAGTTATCGTTCAATATCATCGATCTTTTTGTTTTTGGCAATGGTTCTTATCTGCAGCTGCATATTGGCGATCGCATCGGCAAAATAAGGTTCAATTTCATGAATAGTACGGCGCGTCATCGGGCCATTAAGACTCGCTTCTTTAATCTTAGGCTCGCTATTTTCTTGGAAATACGCCAATGTTTTTGTTGCTTTGTCCTTTGAAATATATTCCATTATTATCGTATCATTACGGTCCTTATCCTGCTTATATCTAATTGATATTCCCGCGAAGAGATTTTGGTTCTTAAATACCAGTTCTTCCATTTTCGATTCAAAAACAACGCCTTTCAGGCGGGTTACTTCATCTTTTGTATATGCTACTCCGGTATACTCAGCATGTTCTGTCGTTATGTCGACATATGCGGTCTTCAAATAGAACCCATAGTAGTTTTCATTAGTATTATCGCGTTGTAAAACCACGGTAAGATCAGGCGATTCTATTTCTCTAAAGTTTTTATCAAAGCCTCTTCCAATAGGCTCATCATCTCCCACATTTATTGTAATCGCAATAGTCCAATACTGATCTTCATTTTTAAAATCCAGCTTTGAAGATTGCACCCACGCGGCAATTTTAGGAGCCACATAAAATAGTCCGCTTGTAAGAGCATCTTCCATTGTTTCCTTATCGTAAAAACTGGATACAAATGCAATTGTTTTATCATGTACCAGTCTATTTGCGAGCTGGTAATCTTCTTGCGCATTATGTATCTCTTCAGTGTGCCCTTTGCGGATATTAACAGCTGATGTTAGATCATTGTAAAGTGCATCTCTGAACTGGTCTATATATTGTTTTTGAGTAAGTTCATCTACTGCTCTGCCCATAGGTCTATCTCCTTATTTCTTACTCCTGTTATGGTTCGCGGCAGATAAAATAAAAGAACCTTAGTTAATAAGGTTCTCATATTCGCTATCTGGCATATTTCCAAGTTCATCAACAAATTGTAAAAGCCAGTCACTGTTTAGTTTTGAAACCACGCACACGTAGTGTTTCATAAAGGGTTTGCCCTGAAAAATACATCCATGTGCCCAATCATCTGGGATATCTTTTTCTTTTACAATTTTATATTCAATTTTATTTTTTAAAAGCCAAGGCTCAAGTTTTTTAGCCATCATTCCAAAAACATTGGTTCTTGTTTCGTGAGCCTCATATTTAATTGTTGCGTTCATTCT includes the following:
- a CDS encoding RNase A-like domain-containing protein, translating into MGRAVDELTQKQYIDQFRDALYNDLTSAVNIRKGHTEEIHNAQEDYQLANRLVHDKTIAFVSSFYDKETMEDALTSGLFYVAPKIAAWVQSSKLDFKNEDQYWTIAITINVGDDEPIGRGFDKNFREIESPDLTVVLQRDNTNENYYGFYLKTAYVDITTEHAEYTGVAYTKDEVTRLKGVVFESKMEELVFKNQNLFAGISIRYKQDKDRNDTIIMEYISKDKATKTLAYFQENSEPKIKEASLNGPMTRRTIHEIEPYFADAIANMQLQIRTIAKNKKIDDIER
- a CDS encoding ADP-ribosyltransferase-containing protein, coding for MYTAYHGTDYYGDIKKFRKSKSGALGSGLIYFSIDKKNAEYYATKERGEGDVYEVELNVSNPYILPYNGEPVDFILSPAKAARRKAENGNYCYWLKASDYNKFIKEGYDSVMYRDEIAVFSADVVKIIGKEHVKF